From one Streptomyces mobaraensis genomic stretch:
- the mycP gene encoding type VII secretion-associated serine protease mycosin, giving the protein MADTGNRSRWTGVVGGLTAFTLVVFTAGTARADTVRDLQWYLDGMHAEEMWETSKGAGVTVAVIDTGVDDSLPDLRGQVLPGKDFLPTGAGAHTDTFGHGTAMAVLIAGTGKGFGGTGAKGLAPDAKILPFRVMSSSDGWASENTALVKAVRYAADSPAKVINISLAGIARDSELDDAVRYAVSKGKLIFAGSGNEAQRGNPVVYPAASPGVVAVGAVDRHVRVTAESSRGPYVTLAAPGDDMVHSCPGSTGICRSHGTSDASALASASAALLWSAHPDWTANQVLRVLINTAGGPKSGEKRSDTLGYGVVRPRVALKDPGDPGPADVNPLTGAQGASPTTSSPPPARGAGASIRSHPGRAEAGDAGGDTGLWLGVGVGAAVVVSAAVAALGLITRRRRRHA; this is encoded by the coding sequence ATGGCTGATACCGGAAACCGCAGTCGATGGACGGGCGTGGTGGGGGGTCTCACGGCCTTCACTCTTGTGGTATTCACTGCCGGAACGGCCCGGGCGGACACTGTCAGGGATCTTCAGTGGTATCTCGACGGCATGCACGCCGAGGAGATGTGGGAAACCAGTAAGGGAGCTGGGGTGACGGTGGCCGTCATCGACACCGGCGTCGACGACAGCCTTCCCGACCTACGGGGACAGGTGCTGCCCGGCAAGGATTTTCTGCCCACTGGGGCGGGCGCTCATACGGACACCTTTGGCCACGGCACGGCCATGGCTGTACTCATCGCCGGCACGGGCAAGGGATTCGGCGGGACGGGGGCCAAGGGGCTGGCCCCGGATGCCAAAATCCTGCCTTTCCGCGTCATGAGTTCTTCGGACGGCTGGGCCTCCGAGAACACCGCCTTGGTCAAGGCTGTCCGCTACGCGGCGGATTCACCGGCGAAAGTCATCAACATCTCGCTCGCCGGCATAGCCCGGGACTCCGAACTGGATGACGCCGTCCGGTACGCGGTCTCCAAGGGAAAACTGATCTTCGCCGGATCGGGCAATGAAGCGCAGCGGGGCAACCCTGTCGTCTACCCGGCGGCGTCCCCTGGCGTGGTCGCGGTCGGTGCGGTTGACAGGCACGTACGCGTGACGGCGGAGTCATCACGTGGCCCTTACGTGACGTTGGCGGCCCCGGGCGACGACATGGTCCACAGTTGCCCCGGAAGCACCGGCATCTGTCGCAGCCACGGCACCAGCGACGCCAGCGCCCTGGCCTCCGCCTCCGCCGCCCTCCTCTGGTCCGCTCACCCGGACTGGACGGCCAACCAGGTCCTCCGTGTCCTCATCAACACCGCTGGCGGCCCGAAGAGCGGCGAGAAGCGGAGCGACACGCTTGGTTACGGCGTGGTCCGGCCGCGGGTCGCCCTCAAGGATCCTGGCGACCCCGGGCCGGCGGACGTCAATCCGCTGACAGGAGCGCAGGGCGCGTCTCCGACTACCTCCTCGCCCCCGCCCGCCCGAGGCGCGGGCGCTTCCATCCGCTCCCATCCCGGGAGGGCAGAGGCGGGTGATGCAGGAGGAGACACCGGGCTGTGGCTTGGAGTTGGAGTCGGAGCGGCGGTGGTGGTCAGCGCGGCGGTGGCCGCGCTCGGCCTGATCACACGCAGACGGAGGCGACATGCGTAG